One Castanea sativa cultivar Marrone di Chiusa Pesio chromosome 4, ASM4071231v1 DNA window includes the following coding sequences:
- the LOC142630218 gene encoding shewanella-like protein phosphatase 2 has product MIDNSRLARLLQVFEAPLCYIIKKLINPSDPYSFVPIVSLSSKPNPNTKLSQTKTQTPKLQKNLLMEKEKPNNINSALTTCQQVPNLLSSFVDTFVDFSVSGGLFLPNYQNAPHSNAPVDNQNYENALKTRYPTPPSRLVAIGDLHGDLEKSKEALRLANLINNSGDWTGGSTTVVQIGDVLDRGGDEIKILYFLERLRRQAARAGGEVITMNGNHEIMNVCRDFRCVSKSGLEEFRVWAEWYRVGQVMKTLCEGLENPKNIFEGIPKSLCRVNYNDDEAFVEGIRARIAALRPSGPISARFLSKNATVLVIGDSVFVHGGLKPEHVYYGLEKINEDVRDWINGLGENYTLKHFARKKDAVVWMRDFSDDSKKKCDCSALEFLLNTIPGARRMIMGHTIQKNGINGACENRAIRIDVGMSKGCGNGLPEVLEISENLGLRILTSNPQYQNKYKAYLDSERKEGLGLLIPEQGPKQVEVKA; this is encoded by the coding sequence ATGATCGACAATAGTCGCCTAGCACGCCTTCTCCAAGTCTTCGAAGCTCCACTTTGTTATATAATCAAAAAGCTCATCAATCCCTCCGACCCCTACTCTTTCGTCCCCATTGTCTCACTCTCCAGCAAACCCAATCCCAATACAAAACTCTCAcagacaaaaacacaaacacctaaactacaaaaaaatctcctcatggaaaaagaaaaacccaataatATAAACTCAGCATTAACAACGTGTCAACAAGTCCCAAATCTTCTCTCCTCTTTCGTCGACACTTTCGTCGATTTCTCCGTCAGTGGCGGCCTCTTCTTACCAAATTACCAAAACGCCCCTCACTCTAATGCCCCTGTAGATAACCAAAATTACGAAAATGCCCTGAAAACTCGGTATCCTACTCCGCCGAGTCGACTCGTCGCGATCGGCGATCTCCACGGCGATTTGGAGAAGTCTAAGGAGGCGCTCCGTCTCGCCAATTTGATTAACAACTCCGGCGACTGGACCGGCGGGTCAACCACCGTGGTTCAGATCGGGGATGTGCTCGATCGCGGCGGCGATGAGATTAAAATACTTTACTTCCTCGAACGGCTTCGCCGGCAAGCGGCGAGAGCCGGCGGAGAAGTCATCACCATGAACGGCAACCACGAGATCATGAACGTGTGTAGAGATTTCCGGTGCGTGTCGAAATCGGGCTTGGAAGAGTTTAGGGTTTGGGCGGAGTGGTACCGTGTGGGTCAAGTAATGAAAACTCTCTGCGAGGGTTTGGAAAACCCTAAGAACATATTCGAAGGAATTCCTAAATCACTTTGCCGAGTCAATTACAATGATGATGAAGCTTTTGTAGAAGGAATCAGAGCAAGAATCGCCGCTTTACGACCTAGCGGTCCGATATCGGCGCGGTTTTTATCAAAAAACGCTACTGTTTTGGTCATCGGCGATTCAGTTTTCGTTCACGGTGGTCTCAAGCCGGAGCACGTGTACTATGGATTGGAGAAAATCAACGAAGATGTGAGAGACTGGATCAATGGATTGGGAGAAAATTACACGCTGAAGCATTTCGCTAGGAAGAAAGATGCGGTGGTGTGGATGAGGGATTTTTCGGATGATTCGAAGAAGAAATGTGATTGTTCAGCTCTTGAATTCTTGCTTAACACAATTCCGGGGGCGAGGAGGATGATAATGGGACATACAATTCAGAAGAATGGGATCAATGGAGCTTGTGAAAATCGGGCGATAAGGATTGATGTGGGGATGTCCAAAGGGTGCGGTAATGGGTTGCCGGAGGTTTTGGAGATTAGTGAGAATTTGGGGTTAAGGATTTTGACGTCAAACCCGCAGTATCAGAATAAGTATAAGGCTTATTTGGATAGTGAGAGGAAGGAAGGGCTTGGGTTGTTGATTCCGGAACAAGGACCAAAACAAGTGGAAGTGAAGGCTTAG